A single genomic interval of Lacrimispora sphenoides JCM 1415 harbors:
- a CDS encoding ABC transporter substrate-binding protein, whose amino-acid sequence MRGWTLCAAALLCIGCLAGCDRSSRMVPAEFHKDEELVVYCPHPLEFINPIVSEFEEQTGIKVEVCTGGTGELLNMVEDRKEPRCDIFWGGSLSTTMAKSELFEPYISKNESMIQEDYRNKEGNMTRFTDVPSLLMVNTNLAGDIAIEGYGDLLKPELFGKIAMCNPSTSSSAFEHLINMLYAMGGGEPEAGWDYVEAFCKNLDGKLLQSSSEVYQGVAEGRYTVGLTFEEGAAHYIASGYPVSVVYMKEGVISKPDVVCIIKGSGHMESAKQFVDFVTGKDAQTVISESLGRRSVRTDVNEPEYLLDKQAIHIIYDEEGVVKENKMEWLRRFSEVFQSTLN is encoded by the coding sequence ATGAGAGGCTGGACCTTATGTGCTGCGGCCCTTTTGTGCATTGGCTGTCTGGCAGGCTGCGACCGCAGTTCCCGGATGGTGCCAGCAGAGTTTCATAAGGATGAGGAACTGGTGGTGTACTGTCCTCATCCGCTGGAATTTATTAATCCCATTGTATCGGAATTTGAGGAACAGACAGGGATTAAGGTGGAGGTATGCACGGGAGGGACGGGAGAACTGTTAAACATGGTGGAGGACAGGAAGGAACCCAGATGTGATATCTTCTGGGGGGGCTCCCTGTCTACCACCATGGCTAAAAGTGAGCTGTTTGAGCCTTATATCAGCAAAAATGAATCCATGATCCAGGAAGATTACAGGAATAAGGAAGGAAACATGACCCGGTTTACTGATGTTCCAAGCCTTCTCATGGTGAATACCAATCTTGCTGGAGATATTGCCATAGAAGGGTATGGGGACCTTCTTAAGCCTGAGCTTTTCGGAAAGATTGCCATGTGCAATCCTTCTACTTCATCCTCGGCGTTTGAGCATCTGATCAATATGCTTTATGCCATGGGAGGAGGAGAACCGGAGGCTGGCTGGGATTATGTGGAGGCATTCTGTAAAAACCTGGATGGAAAGCTTCTACAAAGCTCCTCTGAAGTATATCAGGGAGTGGCCGAGGGGCGCTATACGGTAGGACTTACCTTTGAAGAGGGGGCAGCTCACTACATTGCTTCCGGATATCCGGTCAGTGTGGTGTATATGAAGGAGGGTGTAATATCCAAACCGGATGTAGTATGCATCATTAAGGGCTCCGGCCACATGGAGTCGGCAAAGCAGTTTGTGGATTTTGTAACGGGTAAGGATGCCCAGACGGTTATTTCTGAAAGTCTTGGAAGGCGTTCCGTAAGGACGGATGTAAATGAACCGGAGTATCTGCTGGATAAACAGGCGATCCACATCATTTATGACGAGGAAGGCGTGGTGAAGGAGAACAAAATGGAATGGCTGAGACGCTTTTCAGAGGTTTTTCAAAGCACCCTGAATTAG
- a CDS encoding ABC transporter substrate-binding protein: protein MKKRTAFLLALTAALSLTACGSKQEAAATKAETAAEAQSTAEGTTAAAGEEKKDSGEDGDLTELIKAAQAEGELTVYGSCEEEHLAAVCQYFEKTYGIKTKFQRLSTSEVYTKVSEEGGKPSADVWFGGTTDPYNEAVAAGILMPYDAMNAKNLIGDQYKDPTNSWYGIYKGILGFMVNTEELNRLGLEAPKTWDDLTKEEYKGLIMLSNPNTAGTAKLVINTMVQMKGHDAAMEYFKKLDKNIAQYTKSGSGPSKMVGPGECVIGVGFLHDGIYQILQGYDNIQLIVPEDGTSFEVGATAIFEGAAHPNAAKLWIEYALSPECVDLAKENGAYQFLVLKNATQPEEAVRFGLDMNNTIDYDFEDAKENSAKYVEDFFEALGSSSEKADADRFLTQ, encoded by the coding sequence ATGAAAAAAAGAACGGCATTTTTGCTGGCGCTCACAGCGGCTCTCAGTCTGACCGCATGCGGTTCCAAACAAGAGGCGGCAGCTACAAAGGCAGAGACAGCAGCAGAGGCGCAGTCGACAGCTGAAGGAACAACGGCTGCTGCAGGGGAAGAGAAAAAGGATTCAGGGGAAGATGGAGATTTAACAGAACTGATCAAGGCAGCCCAGGCTGAAGGGGAATTAACGGTGTATGGCTCCTGCGAAGAGGAGCATTTGGCTGCGGTATGCCAGTATTTTGAAAAGACCTATGGCATTAAAACAAAGTTCCAGAGACTTTCAACCTCAGAGGTTTATACCAAGGTTTCTGAGGAGGGAGGAAAGCCTTCTGCTGATGTATGGTTCGGCGGAACGACTGACCCCTATAATGAAGCGGTTGCAGCGGGGATTTTAATGCCTTATGATGCGATGAATGCCAAGAATCTTATAGGAGACCAGTATAAGGATCCTACGAATAGCTGGTATGGTATTTATAAGGGGATTCTGGGCTTTATGGTGAACACGGAAGAATTAAACAGACTTGGGTTAGAGGCTCCCAAAACCTGGGATGATCTGACAAAAGAAGAGTATAAGGGACTTATCATGCTTTCCAATCCAAATACAGCAGGTACGGCTAAGCTGGTGATCAATACCATGGTACAGATGAAAGGCCATGATGCTGCTATGGAGTATTTTAAAAAGCTGGACAAGAACATTGCACAGTATACAAAATCTGGTTCCGGCCCATCTAAGATGGTTGGACCCGGGGAATGTGTCATTGGAGTCGGTTTCCTTCATGACGGAATTTATCAGATTCTTCAGGGATATGATAACATTCAGCTGATTGTTCCTGAGGACGGAACCTCCTTTGAGGTAGGAGCAACTGCGATCTTTGAGGGCGCTGCTCATCCAAATGCAGCGAAGCTGTGGATCGAATATGCGCTGTCACCAGAGTGCGTGGATCTTGCAAAGGAAAACGGTGCTTATCAGTTCCTGGTTTTAAAGAACGCAACACAGCCGGAAGAGGCTGTACGCTTTGGTCTGGATATGAATAATACCATTGATTATGATTTTGAAGATGCAAAAGAAAACAGTGCGAAATATGTGGAAGATTTCTTTGAAGCCTTGGGAAGCTCTTCGGAAAAGGCAGATGCCGACCGTTTCCTGACACAGTAA
- a CDS encoding ABC transporter permease, protein MASLQSNRLERKKFFSDPILVSMITVLLIFLALFILYPLFMLLIDSFYAEGSVTLQVFRRVLNLERFQNAFKNTLVLGFITGTASTAIGLLFAYVEVYVKLKTKVLEKLFGLVSMLPVVSPPFVLSLSMIMLFGRSGLISRSLLHIYDSNVYGLKGIAIVQTLTFFPVCYLMLKGLLKNIDPSLEEGTRDMGATRWKVFSSVTFPLLLPGLGNAFLVTFIESVADFANPMLIGGSYDTLATTIYLQVTGAYDSTGAAAMSVVLLSLTVVLFLIQKYYLEKKTAATLTGKASRMRMLIEDKSVTVPLTCFCGIVAAFVLLMYIMVPFGALFTLWGRDYSLSLKWFQYMFKTSGIKAFKDSFVLSLIAAPLTAFLSMVISYLVVKKRFKAKGFIEFVSMLAMAVPGTVLGIGYIRGYANGLFRSGIMSGLYGTGLILIIVFIVRSLPTGTRSGISALRQIDKSIEESAYDMGANSARVFMSVTLPLIKDSFFSGLVTAFVRSITAISAIILLVTPDFLLITCQINEQAEKGNYGVACAYATVLILITYGAVLIMNAMMKFFGVSRAVKEVQD, encoded by the coding sequence ATGGCCAGCTTGCAGAGTAACCGGCTGGAGCGCAAAAAATTCTTTTCTGACCCGATTTTGGTCAGCATGATTACAGTTTTGCTTATTTTTCTTGCGCTGTTTATTCTTTATCCTCTGTTTATGCTGTTGATAGACAGCTTTTATGCGGAGGGCTCTGTTACACTTCAAGTGTTTCGGAGGGTTTTAAATCTGGAACGGTTCCAGAATGCATTTAAAAATACCCTTGTTCTTGGATTTATCACGGGGACCGCTTCTACGGCCATCGGATTGCTGTTTGCTTATGTAGAGGTGTATGTGAAGCTGAAAACTAAGGTTTTGGAAAAGCTCTTTGGGCTTGTTTCCATGCTTCCGGTGGTATCCCCGCCATTTGTTCTGTCTTTGTCCATGATCATGCTTTTTGGAAGGAGCGGCCTGATCAGCAGGTCCTTGCTTCACATATATGATTCTAATGTCTATGGGCTTAAGGGAATTGCCATTGTCCAGACTCTGACCTTTTTTCCGGTATGCTACTTAATGCTAAAGGGGCTTTTAAAAAATATTGATCCTTCTCTGGAGGAGGGCACCAGGGATATGGGGGCCACCAGGTGGAAGGTGTTTTCCAGTGTTACGTTTCCCCTTTTGCTTCCGGGACTTGGCAATGCGTTTCTGGTGACCTTTATCGAGTCTGTGGCGGATTTTGCAAATCCCATGCTGATCGGCGGGTCTTATGATACTTTGGCTACCACCATTTACTTACAGGTGACAGGAGCTTATGACTCCACGGGCGCGGCAGCCATGTCAGTTGTTCTGCTGTCCCTGACAGTTGTGCTGTTCCTGATACAGAAGTATTATCTGGAAAAGAAAACAGCAGCTACTTTGACGGGAAAGGCTTCCCGTATGAGAATGCTTATTGAGGATAAGAGTGTGACTGTCCCGCTTACCTGTTTCTGCGGCATTGTTGCGGCTTTTGTCCTGCTGATGTACATCATGGTTCCCTTTGGCGCCCTGTTTACTCTATGGGGAAGGGACTACAGCTTAAGCCTTAAGTGGTTTCAATATATGTTTAAAACCAGCGGAATCAAGGCATTTAAGGACTCCTTTGTGCTGTCCTTAATCGCCGCACCTCTCACGGCATTTCTTTCCATGGTCATTTCTTATCTTGTGGTTAAGAAGCGGTTTAAGGCAAAGGGCTTTATTGAGTTTGTTTCCATGCTGGCCATGGCTGTTCCGGGAACGGTCCTTGGTATTGGATATATCAGGGGCTATGCAAACGGATTGTTCCGTTCCGGAATTATGAGCGGCCTTTATGGGACAGGGCTTATTCTGATCATTGTATTTATCGTCCGGAGCCTTCCCACCGGTACCAGAAGCGGGATATCTGCCCTGCGCCAGATTGATAAATCCATTGAGGAATCTGCTTATGACATGGGAGCCAATTCTGCCAGGGTATTTATGTCCGTGACTCTCCCTCTTATTAAGGATTCTTTTTTCAGCGGTCTGGTAACGGCCTTTGTTCGCAGCATTACCGCCATTTCCGCCATTATCCTGCTGGTGACGCCAGATTTTCTGTTAATCACCTGCCAGATCAATGAACAGGCGGAAAAGGGGAATTACGGTGTGGCCTGTGCTTATGCAACCGTATTGATTCTCATTACTTATGGTGCGGTTCTCATTATGAATGCTATGATGAAGTTCTTCGGTGTCAGCAGAGCCGTGAAAGAGGTACAGGATTAA
- a CDS encoding response regulator transcription factor, whose translation MLRVMIAEDEDIIRKGLIYTTDWMGMDCVVVAEAANGQEGLLKILEHKPDVVVADICMPFMDGIEMIKEASKSVKFKSILLTSYAEFEYARRAISAGVSEYLLKPVDEEKLAVLMKRLGEEIANSRQVEYVMEQAESDAGIMNLEYYIQLDLSENKYVSKAIQEIKSGYGDKLSVESISDKLGVSASYLSRKFKEVTGQTFLDFLNKYRISQAIVLLNTGQYRIGEVSDATGFTDYKHFCAVFKKYTLKSPSKFMKGI comes from the coding sequence ATGTTACGGGTGATGATAGCAGAAGATGAGGATATTATCCGAAAGGGACTGATCTATACCACGGATTGGATGGGCATGGACTGCGTGGTGGTGGCTGAGGCGGCAAATGGACAGGAGGGGCTTTTAAAGATCCTTGAGCATAAGCCTGACGTAGTTGTTGCAGATATCTGCATGCCGTTTATGGATGGGATCGAGATGATAAAGGAAGCCTCTAAGAGCGTGAAGTTTAAAAGCATCCTTCTGACAAGCTATGCGGAATTTGAATATGCAAGAAGGGCCATATCCGCCGGGGTCAGTGAATACCTGTTAAAGCCGGTGGATGAAGAAAAGCTTGCGGTCCTTATGAAAAGGCTGGGAGAAGAAATCGCAAACAGCCGCCAGGTGGAGTATGTGATGGAGCAGGCGGAATCAGACGCGGGGATCATGAACCTGGAATACTATATACAGCTGGACCTTTCAGAAAACAAATATGTTTCAAAGGCAATCCAGGAGATTAAGTCAGGATATGGAGACAAGCTGAGCGTGGAATCCATATCAGATAAGCTGGGAGTCAGCGCCAGCTACTTAAGCCGGAAGTTCAAAGAGGTGACCGGACAGACCTTCCTGGACTTTTTAAACAAGTACCGGATTTCCCAGGCCATTGTTCTGTTAAATACCGGGCAATACCGGATCGGCGAGGTTTCCGATGCAACAGGATTTACGGATTATAAGCATTTTTGTGCGGTATTTAAGAAGTACACCTTGAAATCGCCGTCAAAGTTCATGAAAGGGATTTAA
- a CDS encoding serine hydrolase, with product MDSRLTLEKRIEAEIMSYDGKMGIYLDDFHGNVIAIHADEVFETASTIKTYILACLFDEVEKGNKNLEDMIEYKEEHVVDGSGVLPDLEPGAMLRVKDAATIMIIVSDNIATNMMIDYLGLERINQCIKALGCKDTVLHNPIHFEQYDRLGTSTPEDYASIFIRLAKGELISPGADEKMLDILKKQHYNSMITKDFPPFYMDSDNTDEILISVASKSGSMDACRNDGGLVFTPYGPYAIVMFHKEFSDAMYYPAHPATVFGARVSRMILDQFLALEGRFLK from the coding sequence ATGGATTCCAGACTGACATTAGAGAAAAGAATTGAAGCGGAGATCATGAGCTATGATGGGAAAATGGGGATTTATCTGGATGATTTCCATGGTAATGTAATTGCCATTCACGCTGATGAGGTATTTGAGACAGCAAGCACCATAAAGACCTATATACTGGCATGTCTGTTTGATGAGGTGGAAAAGGGAAATAAAAACCTTGAGGATATGATCGAGTATAAGGAGGAACATGTAGTGGACGGAAGCGGTGTGCTTCCGGATCTGGAGCCGGGAGCAATGCTCAGGGTAAAGGATGCGGCGACCATTATGATCATTGTAAGTGATAATATTGCAACCAATATGATGATAGACTATCTGGGGCTGGAGAGGATTAACCAATGCATCAAAGCCCTTGGCTGTAAGGATACGGTGCTGCATAATCCCATTCACTTTGAGCAGTATGACAGGCTTGGGACCAGTACGCCGGAAGATTATGCAAGCATTTTTATCCGTCTGGCAAAGGGGGAGCTTATTAGTCCGGGGGCAGATGAAAAGATGCTGGATATCTTAAAAAAGCAGCATTATAACAGCATGATCACTAAGGACTTTCCTCCATTTTACATGGACAGTGACAATACGGATGAAATCCTGATTTCCGTTGCTTCTAAAAGCGGAAGCATGGATGCCTGCAGAAATGACGGCGGCCTGGTGTTTACTCCCTATGGGCCTTATGCTATCGTCATGTTCCACAAGGAATTTTCTGATGCCATGTATTATCCGGCCCACCCGGCCACCGTGTTCGGGGCCAGGGTCAGCCGTATGATCCTGGATCAATTTTTAGCATTGGAGGGAAGATTTTTAAAATAA
- a CDS encoding ABC transporter ATP-binding protein produces the protein MEKQKKGVRLERISKIYMDPKTGKEFYAVKDTSLDIEPGTFVTLLGPSGCGKTTTLRMIAGFESPDEGEIYLGGEAINHLTPNKRDTAMVFQSYALLPHYNVFDNVAYGLKIRKVPKEEIRERVMNILKLVEMEGMETRMTNQLSGGQQQRVALARALVIEPGVLLFDEPLSNLDAKLRVTMRTEIRKIQQKVGITAIYVTHDQSEAMSISDKIIIMSKGKVEQIGSPREIYYHPASRFVADFIGEANFLKAKVLSEEGEKAMISVAGKEFQVNNFAGAHSGDEATLVIRPEGAILAEQGILEGLVTLSTFMGSYQYYQIMVGDMEIQITDYNPVNRRIYEVGEKAYLDFDPKGVYIL, from the coding sequence ATGGAAAAACAGAAAAAAGGCGTTCGGTTGGAACGCATTTCAAAAATATACATGGATCCAAAGACAGGTAAGGAGTTTTATGCAGTAAAGGATACCTCTCTGGATATTGAGCCGGGAACCTTTGTTACCCTGTTGGGACCGTCAGGCTGCGGCAAGACGACTACCCTTCGAATGATCGCGGGCTTTGAAAGCCCGGACGAAGGGGAAATTTATCTGGGAGGAGAGGCAATCAACCATTTGACTCCCAATAAAAGGGATACGGCCATGGTGTTTCAGAGCTATGCCCTTCTGCCTCATTACAACGTGTTTGACAACGTGGCCTACGGTCTTAAGATCCGGAAGGTTCCAAAGGAAGAGATCAGGGAACGGGTCATGAATATACTAAAGCTGGTGGAAATGGAAGGGATGGAGACCCGCATGACAAACCAGCTCTCCGGCGGGCAGCAGCAGCGTGTGGCATTAGCCAGAGCCCTGGTCATAGAACCGGGAGTCTTACTCTTTGATGAGCCTTTAAGCAACTTAGATGCAAAGCTGAGGGTAACCATGAGGACTGAGATCCGAAAGATACAGCAGAAGGTCGGGATTACGGCGATCTATGTGACCCACGACCAGTCCGAGGCCATGAGTATTTCCGATAAGATCATCATCATGAGCAAAGGCAAGGTGGAACAGATTGGAAGCCCAAGGGAGATCTATTATCATCCCGCTTCCAGATTTGTGGCTGATTTTATCGGAGAAGCCAACTTCTTAAAGGCAAAGGTTTTATCAGAAGAAGGAGAAAAAGCCATGATTTCTGTGGCAGGCAAAGAGTTCCAGGTAAACAATTTTGCAGGAGCACATTCCGGAGATGAGGCGACTTTGGTGATACGGCCGGAGGGAGCGATCCTGGCGGAGCAGGGCATTTTAGAGGGACTGGTCACCTTATCCACTTTCATGGGGTCTTATCAGTACTATCAGATCATGGTGGGAGATATGGAAATCCAGATTACGGATTATAACCCGGTCAACCGTAGAATCTATGAAGTGGGTGAAAAAGCTTATCTGGATTTTGATCCAAAGGGTGTTTACATCCTGTAG
- a CDS encoding ATP-binding cassette domain-containing protein: protein MEREVLLDVRDLDVTFGERRKKYEAVKKVNFKIYKGETFGLVGESGSGKTTIGRAIMRIVPSCGGDILYKGDKINGRIPAELDRKVIKEIQMIFQDPQASLNERAKVDYIISEGLMNMEKGLGEKERKKRVDQALLDVGLLPEFASRFPHEFSGGQRQRIGIARSLIMNPDFIIADEPISALDVSVRAQVLNLLGDMKKKRQITYLFIAHDLSVMRFITDRIAVIRKGEIVEMAETEELITHALHPYTRALLSAIPMPDPKHEKEKKLLVYDPSVHDYSWEKASWREIRPEHFVLANRKEAEEYKRLYKD from the coding sequence ATGGAACGTGAAGTACTGTTAGATGTAAGGGATTTGGATGTGACCTTTGGAGAGCGCAGAAAGAAATATGAAGCGGTAAAGAAGGTAAACTTTAAAATATACAAAGGAGAAACCTTTGGGCTGGTGGGGGAGTCCGGATCAGGGAAAACCACCATTGGCCGTGCGATCATGAGGATCGTTCCAAGCTGCGGAGGAGATATCCTTTATAAAGGTGATAAGATCAATGGGAGAATCCCTGCAGAGCTGGACCGGAAGGTCATTAAGGAAATACAGATGATCTTTCAGGATCCCCAGGCTTCCTTAAATGAAAGGGCCAAGGTGGATTATATCATCAGCGAAGGCCTTATGAATATGGAAAAGGGACTAGGGGAAAAGGAACGGAAAAAACGGGTGGACCAGGCGCTTCTTGACGTAGGGCTTCTTCCGGAATTTGCAAGCCGTTTCCCTCATGAGTTTTCCGGAGGCCAGAGGCAGAGAATCGGGATCGCCAGATCCCTTATTATGAACCCGGATTTTATCATCGCCGATGAACCGATTTCTGCTCTTGATGTATCGGTCCGGGCCCAGGTCCTAAACCTTCTTGGAGATATGAAGAAAAAACGGCAGATCACTTATCTTTTTATTGCCCACGACTTATCTGTTATGAGATTTATCACGGACCGGATCGCGGTGATCCGTAAAGGTGAGATTGTGGAAATGGCGGAAACGGAGGAGCTGATCACCCATGCCCTTCATCCCTATACAAGGGCGCTGCTCTCCGCAATCCCCATGCCGGATCCGAAGCATGAAAAGGAGAAAAAGCTTCTGGTTTATGATCCTTCGGTTCATGATTACTCATGGGAAAAGGCTTCCTGGAGGGAGATAAGGCCAGAGCATTTTGTGCTGGCAAACCGGAAGGAAGCGGAAGAATATAAAAGACTGTATAAGGATTGA
- a CDS encoding sensor histidine kinase codes for MKKGRYFKDELRRLIMGYAIIPAVGFTLICTLVFLAVLLYGKKSGNESHNAFVAEELEKVLTGYEKKLDVLSESDLLFDRDSGAAGRMAVFEQFYGMSGQLGYKADLYVFDGEKRVLLSTRKDIPDYLSGREDIRWGLFGAMDENPGETRVRLMEAWKGQDRDIAMGMAVMRGDKKAGYLIFTINSSQFKPALDRSESQTIIADRFGWVYLSSNYYLVNSSSQVLKVLETAGRYLPYEKKMFLISVHPAYHNMFLIYSVTDIQNIVFSLGLSSALIITALVLMTIWVLISTKKVTERKTRDFYLLLHVMEKARDGNLDASIEIESENEFRIIADAYRETIASLKLQMENNRKMTELVAASQNKQLESQFNPHFLFNTLENIRYMCIIQPETAGKMVFSLSNLLRYSLDGSRTEVTLEEDLEHLENYLTILKYRFNRRFSYVIDVEEEVLSCRIPRLVLQPMIENSVKYGFGNQENLRVELKAYIHEDRLIMICRDDGIGMTPGVLSDIQALLEQEENNKRHSGLYNIHRRCRILYGRPYGVEIRSAEGLGTTLVVTLPAQREEV; via the coding sequence ATGAAAAAGGGACGATATTTCAAAGATGAGCTGCGCCGCCTGATCATGGGATATGCTATCATTCCGGCAGTAGGTTTTACCCTGATCTGTACCCTGGTTTTTCTTGCGGTCCTGCTCTATGGAAAAAAAAGCGGGAATGAGTCCCACAATGCTTTCGTGGCGGAGGAACTGGAAAAGGTTCTTACAGGGTATGAGAAGAAACTTGATGTGCTTTCGGAATCTGACCTGCTTTTTGACAGGGATTCCGGCGCAGCCGGACGGATGGCCGTGTTTGAGCAATTTTACGGAATGTCCGGCCAGTTGGGATATAAGGCTGATCTGTATGTTTTTGACGGTGAGAAGCGGGTGCTGTTATCCACAAGAAAGGATATCCCGGATTACTTATCAGGCAGGGAGGATATCCGCTGGGGATTGTTCGGAGCCATGGATGAGAATCCGGGGGAAACCAGAGTACGCTTAATGGAAGCCTGGAAAGGCCAGGACCGGGATATTGCTATGGGCATGGCAGTAATGCGGGGAGATAAAAAGGCGGGATACTTAATCTTCACCATTAACAGCAGCCAGTTTAAGCCGGCGCTTGACCGGTCAGAAAGCCAAACCATCATTGCCGACCGGTTTGGCTGGGTTTATTTAAGCAGCAATTATTATCTGGTGAACAGCAGCAGCCAGGTGTTAAAGGTGCTTGAGACGGCAGGCAGGTATCTGCCTTATGAAAAGAAGATGTTTCTCATATCCGTTCATCCGGCATACCATAACATGTTTTTAATCTATTCTGTAACAGATATCCAGAATATCGTGTTTTCCCTGGGGCTTAGCAGTGCTCTCATCATTACGGCTCTTGTGCTGATGACCATATGGGTACTGATCAGCACGAAGAAGGTGACGGAACGGAAGACCAGGGATTTTTACCTCCTCCTTCATGTCATGGAAAAGGCCAGAGATGGGAATTTAGACGCATCCATAGAGATAGAAAGTGAAAATGAATTTCGGATCATAGCAGATGCATACCGGGAAACCATTGCCAGCTTAAAGCTGCAGATGGAGAATAACAGAAAGATGACGGAGCTGGTGGCAGCTTCTCAGAATAAGCAGCTGGAATCCCAGTTTAATCCGCATTTTCTGTTTAATACTCTGGAAAATATCCGGTATATGTGCATTATCCAGCCGGAGACAGCCGGGAAGATGGTGTTCAGCCTGTCTAACCTGCTGCGTTACAGCCTGGATGGCAGCAGGACGGAGGTTACCCTGGAAGAGGATTTAGAGCACCTGGAGAATTATCTGACAATCTTAAAATACCGGTTTAACCGCCGGTTTTCCTATGTGATTGACGTGGAAGAAGAGGTACTATCCTGCCGGATTCCCAGATTGGTGCTGCAGCCTATGATCGAAAATTCAGTCAAATACGGGTTTGGCAACCAGGAAAATTTAAGGGTGGAGCTTAAGGCCTATATTCACGAAGACCGGCTGATCATGATCTGCAGGGATGACGGGATTGGAATGACTCCAGGAGTTTTAAGTGACATTCAGGCCTTATTGGAGCAGGAAGAAAACAACAAACGGCATTCCGGGCTTTATAATATTCACAGACGGTGCAGGATCCTTTACGGAAGGCCTTATGGAGTGGAGATACGCAGTGCAGAAGGGCTTGGCACAACACTGGTGGTGACCCTTCCGGCACAAAGGGAGGAAGTATAA
- a CDS encoding C40 family peptidase — protein sequence MTLESYGIIKIPVATIWEGRSEIKESSLGETVSAISDEGLYGMGLTITGAEELGFYPVRTFYGYSGFIRKEEMELVSLDELKCWEECGLMVTDGIYVDILSLPKVQGVRLLSLFRGSLIRVLSFDSETEGWAKVELFNGRVGYMRNQFLRKKEFSQSGLWTGDLPQKKIVDEASFRKSVVETAKQYLGTQYRWGGRSTAGIDCSGLTSESYLLNGILIYRDARIKPGFPVHEIPKDEMLPGDLMYFPGHIAMYMGNGSYIHSTGKTGSGGVVINSLNPQAEDYRADLAESWYASGSIFGTAPLMQTPC from the coding sequence ATGACATTGGAATCTTATGGAATTATAAAGATACCGGTTGCTACTATTTGGGAAGGCCGGTCGGAGATAAAAGAGAGCAGCCTTGGAGAGACAGTGTCGGCCATTTCGGATGAAGGGCTGTATGGGATGGGGCTTACGATAACCGGGGCGGAAGAGCTGGGATTTTACCCGGTACGGACATTTTACGGCTATTCCGGCTTTATCAGGAAAGAGGAGATGGAACTGGTGAGTCTTGATGAGCTGAAATGCTGGGAAGAGTGCGGGCTTATGGTTACAGATGGAATCTACGTGGACATTCTATCTCTCCCAAAGGTTCAGGGAGTACGCCTTTTAAGCCTGTTCCGTGGTTCTCTTATTAGGGTACTCTCCTTTGACTCAGAAACCGAAGGCTGGGCCAAGGTGGAGCTTTTTAATGGACGAGTGGGCTATATGAGAAACCAGTTTTTAAGGAAAAAGGAATTTTCCCAGTCAGGTCTGTGGACGGGGGACCTTCCGCAAAAGAAGATTGTGGATGAAGCATCATTCCGTAAGTCGGTGGTAGAGACGGCAAAGCAGTATCTGGGGACCCAGTATCGCTGGGGTGGAAGATCTACCGCAGGGATCGACTGTTCCGGGCTTACGTCGGAAAGCTATCTTTTAAACGGAATCCTTATCTACCGGGATGCCAGGATAAAACCAGGATTTCCGGTACATGAGATTCCAAAGGATGAGATGCTTCCAGGGGACCTTATGTATTTTCCGGGACATATCGCCATGTATATGGGAAATGGTTCTTATATCCATTCTACGGGAAAAACCGGCAGTGGCGGTGTGGTGATCAACAGCCTAAATCCTCAGGCAGAGGACTATCGGGCGGATCTTGCAGAAAGCTGGTATGCCTCAGGGAGTATTTTTGGCACAGCCCCATTGATGCAAACTCCGTGCTGA